The Brassica oleracea var. oleracea cultivar TO1000 chromosome C6, BOL, whole genome shotgun sequence genomic interval TTTTGTTGATGTGATTTTGGATGCAGACGCCACTGGAGAACTTAGAGCCTGTCCTAAGAGAAGATATTCAGAAGGTAAACAAATAAGTGAATTTCAGCTAATTCCAAATTGATGTTCATAGAAAGATAGCTGATCAACGATTTGTTCTTTCATTGTGGCAGATATGGGATTCTGTTCCAAAGCCTGAAGCACACAAAGAAACTCCTATGAGTGACTTCTTCAATGTATGTTATGTTATAGAATGGTTGCCACATTTCATATATTTCATGCTGTTTTTGTCTCTTTTGATGGTTAGGTTGAAGTTGTTGCTCTTTCCAGTTATGAGGAGAAGGAAGAACAATTTAAAGAGCAGGTGTGTGTGTGTGTGTGAGGCCATGTTTTTTTAAATTATTATAGATGAGTGTTCCAAGTTGGCTTGCTTTGTTTTTTTTTATTATAAACATGTTCATTTTTTTTTTTTTGGAACTTAGGTTGCTAGTTTGAGACAAAGGTTCATGCATTCTATTGCACCGGGTGGTCTTGCTGGAGACAGAAGAGGAGTGATTCCAGCTTCAGGTTTTGCATTTAGTGCAGATCAAATCTGGAGAGTTATCAAAGAGAATAAGGATCTTGACCTTCCTGCCCACAAGGTAAGCTTATAATAATAGCTTTAGAATTTGTTTTCATACTTCCTCTGAGCTCATTCTTCTTGCAGGTCATGGTAGCTACCGTGCGGTGTGAAGAAATTGCAAATGAGAAGTTTTCTCATTTCATTTCTAACGAGGTAATGTTCACTGTTTGTAAGCGTCTTTGTGAGTCACATAGTCACTAACCAACAACCTTTTGTGGTTTGGTTTACAGGACTGGCGCAAACTTGATGAGGAGGTGCAAGCTGGTCCAGTTTCTAATTTTGGAAAGAGGCTTACTTCTATTCTTGGTTCTTGCTTATCTGAGTAATCACATTGATTTTAGTCAAGCTACTCACATCAACTGTATATATATTTTTTAAAGATAATTTGTTTAATTAGATATGATGGGGAGGCTACATTCTTTGATGAAGGTGTCAGATCTTTAAAGAGACATCAACTTCAAGAAAAGCTTCTCCAAGTAATATATCTTTTGTTCAAGCTTAAATAAGCTTGTTCTGTCACACTCAGAAACATATACTATATGCTTTCTAATTATATGATTTTAACCTTACAGCTAGTGAATCCAGCGTTTCAAGATGTGTTAGGACACATAAGATTTGGGATGCTTGAAAAGTTTAAGGCTTCTTTTGATAAAGCTTTAGAGATTGGAGAAGGCTTTTCTTCAGCTTCCACTACTTGGTTCAAGTCTTGCATGGCTCAATTCGATGAAGAGTGTGCAGGTGCCATCGTTGAACAAGCCGATTGGGACACAGCTAAAGTACGTGACAAGATTGTCCGTGACATAGAGGCTCACATTTCCTCTGTGAGGACTTCCAAGCTATCTGAACTTACAAGCCAGTACGAGGTAAACAGAAAGAATCAAAAAACACTTTGGAACATTGAGTTATGTAACTGATTTAGCCTATGACTTGCAGTCCAAGCTTCATGAAGCATTGTCTGAACCAGTGGAAGCTTTGTTGGAAGGAGCTAATGATGAGACGTGGAGAACAGTAAAGAAGCTACATAGGCGTGAAACTGAATCTGCTGTCTCTGGATTCAGTAGTGCATTAGCTGGTTTTGACATTGAAGAAGAGATGAGAGACAAGATGGTGAAAAGCCTTCAGGAGTATTCGAGAGGTGCCATAGAGTCTAAGGCAAAGGAAGAAGCAGGAAGGGTCTTGATGCGCATGAAAGAAAGGTATATATAAAGCAAGCATTTCAAGATTAGCTTTAAACAATGACTAAGTGTTCTTGTTCTTCCTTCAGGTTTGGTACAATCTTTAGTCATGATTCTGATTCAATGCCACGTGTTTGGACCGGGAATGAAGATATTCGAGCTATTACTAAAGCAGCTAGATCAGCTGTACGATCTGTTTCCCTATTAACGTTTTGTTATATAACAAAGTCTAAAACACCTTGTTGTGGCTTCTTGTTTCTTGTTTCTTGTTTCAGTCCTTGAAGTTGCTTTCAGTAATGGTTGTGATCAGGTTGGGTGATGAAACTGATAACATAGAGAAGACACTAACTGTTGCTCTTTTGGATCCAACAACGTCTAAAAAAAGCATTACAGCATCTGATCCATTGGCTTCAAGCACTTGGGATGAGGTATGTATTGACTCTGCTCCAGTCTCTTTTCACTTCATTTGATTCTTGATGTGGTCCCATTATTTTTTTTAGATTCCATCATCAAGAACTTTGATCACACCTGTCCAGTGTAAATCTATATGGAGACAGTTCAAGACAGAAACTGAGTATACAGTGACTCAAGCCATATCTGCACAGGCATGATTACTTGCTTCACAAGTTATCTCTATGCTATGTTTTATGAATACTAATTGGTTATACTAATTCAGGAAGCGAACAAGCGTGGTAGCAACTGGCTACCACCTCCATGGGCAATTCTTGCATTGATCATACTTGGATTCAACGAGTTCATGACTCTTCTAAGGTCCATAAAAGCTAGTACTGATTGTTTCATATCGATGAAATTGTTATGTAACATTCTTTTATTCTTATTGTTAACAGAAACCCTCTTTATCTCGGTCTCTTATTTGTCGTTTTCCTTCTCTTGAAAGCACTATGGACGCAACTAGATATCCCTGGCGAGTTCCGCAATGGTGTAGTAAGTAGCTTTCTCATGAATCATGGACTTGACAAGGATTAGTATTCGAGAACTCTTGATAATGATACTCATATATGATGTTACTACTTATGGTTTCTTCTTCAGGTTTCAGGGCTCATATCTATATCAGCAAAATTTGTTCCCACGGTCATGAACCTTCTCAAGAACCTTGCTGCGGAAGGCCAAGCTCCTCCTGCAGCTAATCCAGAGAACCGTCGTCCTAGCAACAACACTTCTTCAAATGCTTCCTCGTCAGAACATCCACCAGAGCATAAAAGTTCCTCAAAGACAGATTAATTTTGTTACACTCCAAAGGTTTGATTTCCAATTCTTGGTGTTTGTTTCCACTTGTTTACTGACTACTCAGGAGTGCAAAACGCTGCGTTTTAGAACCTTTTGTTTTGTATTTGAACTTTTCTTTATACACTGTGTCTTTTTTTTCTGTACCACTCACAAAAGTGACTTAAAAGCGATGAGACATGTTTTGAATTCGTTTGATGTTTTTTTTTTCCCCTGCATGTAGAGAAAATTGAAGGACTATAAATCTATGTACGATCTCAATAACTAGCTTTTTGTAAGTTGAAGCATGGGATAAGATGGCAACCCCATCGAAAGAGAGGATAAATTAATCTTTACATTAACTACTTAGTGGTGAAAATTTCTTTTTGCTGAGTGGTGAAGTTTTGTAACCATGTTTTTAAAAGGTTGAATAGATTTTCAGAATCCAATTCATGGATTGGTCATCGGTGTGTGTATTTGTTACCATCATTTCTTTTCATATCCACCGCCAACAACTCTGTAAAATATAGTATATCAAATTACTAAAGTTTAAAGTACATATGAATTTAAACTTAAATAATTCAGACAATAGTCCTATTAATATTTCGTGTTTCAAAAAAAAAGTACTATTAATATTTATCTAATAAAAATTGACCAAAAGCCTTTGTGGGGGCTACTGGGTGTTTTTTGTATAGTTGTGACTGTTTTGAAGACAGAAATCTCATGTGACATGTATGGCTATCGTATGCGATGTGACATTTACAATTGATACTCGTACAAGGTGATTTTTTGGAATCTTATTCAAAACAAACAAAAATTATGTTTTTGGAATTGTAATGGTTTTTTTAGACGTTTCTGATCACGATCACTCGTACAAGGTGATTTGTATCCCTCTTAACGTTTTGTTTTTCAATTCTTGGTTAGGTGAAAATGATTAATGGATACACTTTGAATCTATCAATTCTTGATCCAACAGCTATCAGACCTCCTATTTCCGAATCGCCATTAATGATATAGACAAGCTACAACTCCCCTTTTTGGAGAACACCGGTTACGAAATTACCGGTCAACAAATACATCGGGCTAAAATGAAGATTTATTGATTTTGGCATTTGTGAGGAGATTTCTTGAAACAATGAAGAAAACGAGTACACGTATGACGTATCATTAGTTATGGCAACAACATGAAGAATATCCGTGTCAGACGGTTCTGCATTTAAAAACTTGGGACCGCATGCCTCACACGTCGTATAGTCTATTCTCTATAAACTTGGGACCGCATGGCTCACGTGGAGTCTATAAATCATCATAGTGTAACAGTTACCTTTAACTATTTTTAAAGTTTAGACAAAATAATATGCGATGAATGTATGACAAAAAAAGCGGAATTTCAGGCGGAATACATTCCATTCCACGCTTCTTATTTTCTCTTCCATAATAGCATTTCTAATAATAACCATTTCGATAGAGTAACGTAAATAATCAATTCGACTTTCTTAGCAAAAAAAAAATCAATTCGACTTTAGTTTATGCGGTTTAATTCAAAATATATTTCAACCAGATAGGTACTTGAAAAACAAAAATTACAATCATAGATTCATACAACTTCACCGCACATCGTACTTGGGATAAAGTCCAATATGTTTGGAGTACTAGGAGAAGAGGAAAGTCACCATATGACCACATATAATATTCTTCTTCTTCCTACATTATATAAAAACCATCTAACCAGACTGAGAAACTCGAAGAGCACGAGGCATTATTGGCTCATGATGAACATTAATCCCGACAGAGATTGTCTGAATCTTGCAAGAATTCTCCGCACTAGTACTTAGCATGTTCTTCTCTTTCTCTTCCTCCAGGATAATCTCCTCTATGGTTCCCATTAATATCTTCTCCAAGCTTTCACCATCGGTCCATTCTCTAATCGTTGCTTTAACCAGCAACGGATTTTGACTAATCAG includes:
- the LOC106296611 gene encoding protein ROOT HAIR DEFECTIVE 3 homolog 1 isoform X2, translated to MHLREGLRLQKVSGLQDVPERGEDDTAFEKQSALFALDQHVVHDIGREQAANKPLLKTVFQVMMRLFSPRKTTMLFVIRDKTRTPLENLEPVLREDIQKIWDSVPKPEAHKETPMSDFFNVEVVALSSYEEKEEQFKEQVASLRQRFMHSIAPGGLAGDRRGVIPASGFAFSADQIWRVIKENKDLDLPAHKVMVATVRCEEIANEKFSHFISNEDWRKLDEEVQAGPVSNFGKRLTSILGSCLSEYDGEATFFDEGVRSLKRHQLQEKLLQLVNPAFQDVLGHIRFGMLEKFKASFDKALEIGEGFSSASTTWFKSCMAQFDEECAGAIVEQADWDTAKVRDKIVRDIEAHISSVRTSKLSELTSQYESKLHEALSEPVEALLEGANDETWRTVKKLHRRETESAVSGFSSALAGFDIEEEMRDKMVKSLQEYSRGAIESKAKEEAGRVLMRMKERFGTIFSHDSDSMPRVWTGNEDIRAITKAARSASLKLLSVMVVIRLGDETDNIEKTLTVALLDPTTSKKSITASDPLASSTWDEIPSSRTLITPVQCKSIWRQFKTETEYTVTQAISAQEANKRGSNWLPPPWAILALIILGFNEFMTLLRNPLYLGLLFVVFLLLKALWTQLDIPGEFRNGVVSGLISISAKFVPTVMNLLKNLAAEGQAPPAANPENRRPSNNTSSNASSSEHPPEHKSSSKTD
- the LOC106296611 gene encoding protein ROOT HAIR DEFECTIVE 3 homolog 1 isoform X3, with the translated sequence MMRLFSPRKTTMLFVIRDKTRTPLENLEPVLREDIQKIWDSVPKPEAHKETPMSDFFNVEVVALSSYEEKEEQFKEQVASLRQRFMHSIAPGGLAGDRRGVIPASGFAFSADQIWRVIKENKDLDLPAHKVMVATVRCEEIANEKFSHFISNEDWRKLDEEVQAGPVSNFGKRLTSILGSCLSEYDGEATFFDEGVRSLKRHQLQEKLLQLVNPAFQDVLGHIRFGMLEKFKASFDKALEIGEGFSSASTTWFKSCMAQFDEECAGAIVEQADWDTAKVRDKIVRDIEAHISSVRTSKLSELTSQYESKLHEALSEPVEALLEGANDETWRTVKKLHRRETESAVSGFSSALAGFDIEEEMRDKMVKSLQEYSRGAIESKAKEEAGRVLMRMKERFGTIFSHDSDSMPRVWTGNEDIRAITKAARSASLKLLSVMVVIRLGDETDNIEKTLTVALLDPTTSKKSITASDPLASSTWDEIPSSRTLITPVQCKSIWRQFKTETEYTVTQAISAQEANKRGSNWLPPPWAILALIILGFNEFMTLLRNPLYLGLLFVVFLLLKALWTQLDIPGEFRNGVVSGLISISAKFVPTVMNLLKNLAAEGQAPPAANPENRRPSNNTSSNASSSEHPPEHKSSSKTD
- the LOC106296611 gene encoding protein ROOT HAIR DEFECTIVE 3 homolog 1 isoform X1 encodes the protein MDKSEGCCSVQLIDGDGIYNVSGIDHFIKEVKLGECGLSYAVVSIMGPQSSGKSTLLNSLFGTNFMEMDAFKGRSQTTKGIWLARCAGIEPCTLVMDLEGTDGRERGEDDTAFEKQSALFALAISDIVLINMWCHDIGREQAANKPLLKTVFQVMMRLFSPRKTTMLFVIRDKTRTPLENLEPVLREDIQKIWDSVPKPEAHKETPMSDFFNVEVVALSSYEEKEEQFKEQVASLRQRFMHSIAPGGLAGDRRGVIPASGFAFSADQIWRVIKENKDLDLPAHKVMVATVRCEEIANEKFSHFISNEDWRKLDEEVQAGPVSNFGKRLTSILGSCLSEYDGEATFFDEGVRSLKRHQLQEKLLQLVNPAFQDVLGHIRFGMLEKFKASFDKALEIGEGFSSASTTWFKSCMAQFDEECAGAIVEQADWDTAKVRDKIVRDIEAHISSVRTSKLSELTSQYESKLHEALSEPVEALLEGANDETWRTVKKLHRRETESAVSGFSSALAGFDIEEEMRDKMVKSLQEYSRGAIESKAKEEAGRVLMRMKERFGTIFSHDSDSMPRVWTGNEDIRAITKAARSASLKLLSVMVVIRLGDETDNIEKTLTVALLDPTTSKKSITASDPLASSTWDEIPSSRTLITPVQCKSIWRQFKTETEYTVTQAISAQEANKRGSNWLPPPWAILALIILGFNEFMTLLRNPLYLGLLFVVFLLLKALWTQLDIPGEFRNGVVSGLISISAKFVPTVMNLLKNLAAEGQAPPAANPENRRPSNNTSSNASSSEHPPEHKSSSKTD